The Culex quinquefasciatus strain JHB chromosome 2, VPISU_Cqui_1.0_pri_paternal, whole genome shotgun sequence genome contains the following window.
cgtcaactggggtgaatcgggactacagtctgaatagggacggTATGTTTTAGAGCATTTTCTGACACTAAATTAAATATTGGACGACACCTAGGGGAgcgtccacaaaaaaaaacttggaaagATCTCAATTCTTTTTTGAccccaaagttttaaaaatcgccgaattcagtttttgaccaaatCTAGTTCTCTTTGTCTCGAATGAAAGATTAGGTTGTCCCTTTTctgaaaccgacctggaaaaccggatttagTCATAGTGGCCATCGAGAATCTGCTACAAccgataaaaaatcattttgagaacCCAACTTTGACGATTCATGTCTCCGGcagaattgaaattaaaaataataaataatcttttaaaatgttttgttttaaataaatttaattacaatTTCTTAAAAAGAAGCcacaatttgttgaaaaaatcaatctaTTTTCCTTCTTCTAGCGTATATCGACGGCGAGCGGCGATGGCAAACACTACTGCTATCCGCACTTTACCTGTGCGGTAGACACGGAAAACATCAAAAGAGTTTTCAACGATTGTCGAGACATCATTCAAAGAATGCATCTGCGGCAATACGAGCTGTTATAGGTATGAGACTCATGTAACATGTTAGTTTTGAGTGTAAACAGCCATGCGTCTCCACCGCTTGCTTCGATGGTGACGCATGGTATCATTGTATATGTTCTGATCTCATAGATGAAACATTATCGTTCCAGATATACTTAACAATTTCGATGCAACCTGGTCGTCTCATTTTAGTTGTGTCTAccgtaaaaatatcaaatctagccaaactttactaattttataataaaaacaaatattgattaattattaatcaaaacaaaaaaaaaacggaaaacctATACAGACTAAATTAACCGGAGCGGCAAGACGCGAGACAGAGAGACAAGAGAAGAgagaaaagaaagaaaacaaaaacgatctaccaaccaaccaaccaaaagTGATTTGCACCCGGGAGTCACACCGTTCATACACAATCGTTTGCTGGGGATCGTCACCGCGATGATGGCAAAAGAAACTATAGGCGTATCAGTGTTGTAGTAgaatcactagcgtgcccagggtggggcaacatggggcagttgctccaccatcctcggaaatttgttctaaaattgggcagggggtgtccataaacgacgaaattttcaaaactctaatatttttgccccaccttccttgagaacctgggcacgctagtgagtAGAATCCATCCGGGCGCGctgataaacaaaacaaaacaaaaaacaaacaaagtaCGATATGCACTATCGAGGTGCACAAAAGCTGCTGTTTGCTACATCGCGCACGCAAGCACACACACAGACAAAGAAACCCAATGTTTATATCATCATCACAACAAAAGAAGTAAAAAGTGGGGTTTGAGAAGAAACAAAGTATATCTTTTTTCGTACAAATTACAAAAGTTGCCGTACATTTCCGCGTACGCACACAGATGCGTATCGATTGTGCGACAAGAAGCAAAAAAAGAAGCGCATGTAAAGATGATAACAACAACAGAAcgaaaagtaaaacaaaagtaGTGTTGTCGTCGTTACCTATTGTATGCTAGCAGGAAAATATGATAACAGAAAACAAAAGCAAACTGACGTTCGAAGGATGATtaggaaacacacacacacagagtagAACAGATCGATGGATTTATATTTTGAACGCTACCGAAGAAGGGAGAGtatgaaagagagagagaaaggtaTAACACGTAATGATACACCGCCATATAATGAGGTAAACAcatgcaaaacaaacaaaaacaatggaAATCGCTTATAGCCCTGTCAGTGaaacaaacaaaagaaaaaacaaattgaagtgaactaaaagaaaaaaacatatgtGTGTTGTGTAAGAATAAGCATAAATAGTGAAGACGTCACGTCGTTGTCAAGCTAGTGAAGATCAAGGAACTAAGTCTTAGAAGTCTGTgaactgtttaaatttttattaattttagttttttgatgGAAGGGTAGTgagtaacaacaacaacaaacttaACAAtcgacacacacacaaacgcatGCAatttacatacacacacacacacacacttacacgTGCACAAGGTTCAGAACCTTGgcagaaaacacacacacacacacacacacacacacacacacacacacacacacacacacaaagagcATGtgaatacacacacatacacccgTAGGCACACTAACATCGTAAAAATAATAGAAGACAAAGAAAGTTAGTTTAACTAAAGccgtgttttgttttgtttgtttaggGCAAATATGCTTCTAAATTCGTCCAAAAAATCATTATTCACTATATCGTTGTAGAACTATTTTCcagtatttttaattattgtaaTATATacacacattttatttaaaataatatatattatatacatatttttgttttagaaaattttatccTTCTTGTTGAATTCGCTTTAGAGAGAATATGagaaacaaatgtttaatttttatttacgtatttaataatttatgacGTAGTTGTTTTATGTTACTTCTTGTGACATAAATAGAAAAGTATGGAAATGTGGAAATGGCAagaattaaaacaaaacaaaaaaacaatagagagagagagagaaaaaaaagcgtagggtaaatttcaaattaactgcttctttacgaaaacaaaacaaaaaaaaaatcttgtaattgAGAACAATCAGATTGGGCTTTAGGATGTTTGTTTCTTTGGGAATGTCTCGTGTAGCGCCTGTAGAAGACTACTTCTTTTCACACGGAATACACGCGGATCTGAATCTCGGAACCGGAAGTTGAtagacacacacacatacacatatacacacaaacacacacacacaaatcaaCTGCGAATTCGACGCAAAAAcgcatttcattttttatataatgtgTATAGATTTTACGTAATAATTTGCAGTGCATATTCCTTACCGATGGCGACTCTGGGTGAAAGATTGAATTAGAACTCGAGTGACGTTAGGTTATCACACAAACTTCATCATTGGCAGACTAGGAGCTTTGCGGCGTAGGCGAGAATTCGAGATTGGCAGAGAATGGAAAGTTAAATTCTAAAAGTCTACAATCTTGAATATCAGCCATACTTTCCGGAATCTGTAACCGTAGAAGCACTAACTGATCGAAATTCTGTTAGattattattttagaatttaaatacaCTCGAAACGAGAACATCACACAACTACGCGTGCGACATTCAGCTCGTCgttcatattattttttctgttaagAAAGAGCAAATCACAAAACCACTAATTCTGTGTCATATCATTTTTCAGTTGTTAATGCTTAAGAGATTTTGTTGcaatatttttatataaaaaaaaaccttttatttaaatatttctagTTATCCAAGTTATTAGTCTCGCAAAAGAACACCACCCCAAGAGAAGAATCATGTATCacaatcaaatgttaaacaatACCACAAACACGTACTAACAGAAAccgaaaacacacacaattacATAAACACAAGCACACATCCACACAAACACCTGATTAGACTAAAACGACGGAGTCTTAGATAAgtagagaaaaacaaaaaaaaatgaatggaaaGAAAAACAGAGATTGtacattgttatttttttagtcTGCCTATGCTATACCATGTTGAAATTGTCATCATAACCTGCGCTATACTACCTATCTTAGTCCTTCctaccccccctctccccccctcTTCCCCCTCCCAAATTGTTAACACGTTCATGTCATCATGTTTTAGTCGAATGTGAAACCGTAGAAAAGTGAGAAAGCGAGAGAGGAAACGCAAATTTTCTTGACGcagcaaaaaaggaaaaacaaacCAACACAACACATCTACACAAAAtaggaaacataaaaaaaaaacagatgaaTGGATACAAGAAAGTGAAATTAGAGGTAAACGTGTATAACTCTTTTATATAGTTGTATAGAATATATATGaggaaaaatataaagaaaaaaaaatcatacaaaaataaaaagagaaAATAGTCATACCTTTAGAGAATGGAAAGTACTAAGTCGCACAACTAGAAGAAAAATTCTacccaaaaatgtttaaaataaagcaaGCAGAAATgtaaacacctctttttcagtTCCGTTTTCCTTgtctcatgtttttttttttctcagttggACTATTTTCAGTGGCCATCAACCATCGAAGATAGTGTGGTTGGGGATGCAACGAAAGGCGTGCttgaaagaaattatttttttcatcgggGTAACCCATGTTgttaattttgacagtttgtgaCCGTGGCTCGAAGCTTGCTATTGAGCTGCTTGGTTCAATGCAAAGCTAAGGTTATTCAACATTGAGGTAACGTAATGTAGGGTAAACTGTCAAAATTAACCACATGAGTTACCTCGATAAAAAATCAATCGTAGCAATTTGTTGCATCTCAAAGTGAAAGAAAAGTCCACCTTTGACGTGTTTCGTTTGAGTTTCCATTGTCGCAACCTTCTTTTATTCATCATCATTGATAAACAGCAAACAACCGAGTCTAAGAAAGGAGGTATAAAGTGGAAATATATTCGCATGGTACAATAAATACTAAACTCGAGTGTCAGTTGTACTACGTGAAAACTTTCTAACTTTACGTCAACTGATGTGCATTCCTTTGTGTTCGATTCCACGTGCACAAACATTTTGTGTGAATATAAGCAAAacagtaactttttgaaaaaaagacaaACTCCCATCATCGCAGAAACACCATCAATATTTACCCGAAAATTGTAATTTCTACAGAGTCATGAAACACACTCGCTTGTAATCAAACCCTTTGTCAACCCCCCCAAATAAAAACTTATCGAAAAACAGTGAAACAGCATTACAAtgtaacacattttttgcaaacaagcAATAATaaaacctaataaaaaaaaaatgacaatggGTGAAAAGTATTGAACGTGTATTGTGTATGccattaacaaaaacaaaacatgatCTAAGTCTAATGTGCTAGCGAAGTGAACGGTTAAAAGAGAGTAAAATGTGATTACTTTTTGTGCAATATGATGGTATATTGATAAAGTTTTATATCGATGAATGTGAATGTATCTGATATCCAAAACCGAGCAACAACCCGTGCTAACGAGTAGTTGTTCGGAGAAAGTCCTTCCTGGCCACACGTAACTTAGCAAGAAAGTGCACATTGTACACCTAGTTATGGTACAATAACTGCGCTGAATGGTAACTTTGTacgtttttcagaaatgttgaataattattttgatctcaacatttttgattcacacctattttgtctttttgtttgcAATAAATCCTTTAACCTTCATTCATCTGATTGGAATGCGATTCTTCAAACGAAGCGAACGGTTCCAATCGCTTGAAGCATAACTTTTGCTGTTTTGAGCTGTTGTTTTCCCCAATCTTAAGCCTATCCTTTTCGTGAGCAAATTGCACAAATAATGTGTAAGAAGGATGGAATACTTTAGGTCGTAACATGGTTAGACTAAACAGTACTACGGTAGACACGTGTGTGTACATGTGCGAAACAAccaagcatttttattttattcttttcatAGCGCAAAGCCCATTGCTAACGAGTCTACAAACACATGAGGTAAATATATAACATATTAACTAAAAACCACAAAACACAAATAAAGATAAAACAATTATAaatgtttagagaaaaaaaactgaaaatctgTTTAGAGTCGTACTAAATGAAACATACACATTGTCTGACAAAAAAACTGCAGTACTAAGGAACTAAGATTGAAGAATAAGTTCAGCTTAACAATggactaacaaaaaaaaacaagaaaccatAAACCAACACTAAATCAAACATATTTAGGTATTGAAGtaattgaaataataataaacagCCCATAAACAcaaagataaaaaaagaaaaaaaaatagcaaggtTATAAGTGTTtgtaaatacatgaaaaaaaaaagaatccatAGATAAGACCGtagtattaacaaaaaaataaaaggaaatCCATAGAACAACTCAAATGACTTGAATGCTGCACacgagaagaagaaaaagaagagagCCATAGCGGCAAACTGGGTTCTCGATGAGTTCGTCTCTGGCCAAGACGGGTACCTAAAGACGGGcgaaaagcaaaagcaaaaaataaaaacaaaaagaaatccAAGTCACACACTAGTCGCTGCTGTAatggaaaaaacatgaaaaacattaaacttaccaaaacaaaaccagaggaataaaacaaacaacaatgATTAGAAAAATCAATTACTGGAAGACGTGAAAATCAGAATCTTAATAAACTAAAGGTGAAAGTgcagaaacaacaacaacaaaacactttgaaaaaatgttgatttgacTTATTACCAAAATGGAAGCTGTATTTTTGGTTGTTtataacaaagaaaaagaaaaattagtttttattaattatatGTAAATGAAATCatgagaaaataaaataagaaaataataaaactggatttttcattCTGTGAGAAAAAGCTAACTCCTGAATCAACTGATGACCAATTATTAATAACAATTATCGAGGTATTCGTGAGTATATTGTCTGCATTTTGTGTTTGCttattaaccctctaacgcccatgtttactccagagcaccactaactGTTgtcttaaataaataaaatttctctgaaaccatgcatttttttaaccttGTCCAAACTGCGTTAGTTTATATAGAATGTTAACTTATAGCCATGAAAATTTTATCCGATTTGGTTGATCCAGTTACGagcagagacgcatcgagctctacaggctcaataaaaactccttacctgctctgtatggtagaacagagctaagctctgtatgcagcgaacagagccagctctgtatggggaaaaataatattgatttgcatatatctcaaaaacgataagttttagaaagttgacatgttctagaaagttgctagtaccaaaggttctatattattgtctcagacgtcattacaatttggttgattttagttgtgcaaaacaagaaaaactatttattttctaagatacaaggtatagaatatttttgttttcgacaaagttgctcaactacaaaaatgaacaactctctcgaagataccaaagctctatcttcaatagataccgaaataaaaataaaaactatttttataataaatactgcttgcgacaaacacaaagcgaccgcgtcgtaggcacaggtaatatgaggcatgtttggtagagatcgtctgaagtgaaaactagtatagcagagtgttcatagagagtttttatgttaaatgctctcgtctggatggttgaaacaaatttcagataaaattatacaaatttataaaattatattcttttattgtactggtaagtaattaagattagaaacaacaaaattattgcacagctatttttatgtttgtcttgacaaaacaaatgtttaacaaaattacaagttttgtacaacaaattaagataaaaacaatttcaaatacgctagttaaaaaataaaaactaaatcttctaacaattattttaattttataaaaagaaaatcagttaacataagtttaaccttataaagatttcaggaaacttttctattttatttaattcaacagaaaaaacTATAGTTTTCAAGCAAGAAAACCATAAGAAAGTTTTAAGCTCTAAATAAtctatatgatatttttttacattttgtcacctttttaaatacactcaaaccccggtggtttgacaccaattgttgtcaaacgaacggggtcactttttagtttgacaccccttttacacggagttcacacacactactgaacgtttgttttgatagtgtgcgtgagcgccttataaaaattgacagttcgtcactttttagtttgactttgaccaaccaacggggtacaaactaaaaaagtgtcaaacgaaaaagtgaccaaccaccgggggttgagtgtaaaataagaaaatgaaattaaatagcaaaaaccattttttctttatttctcaagccaggaaatcagtgaagagtttcatgctctaaatgctctctatggaaatttgccattttattacctatattctaaatatttttttttatttttcaaataaagcagtgaagagtttttagctctaaatgctctctatggaaatttgccattttattatctgtattctaaatattttttttatttttcaaataaaggaaagcagtgaagagtttttagctctaaatgctctctatggaaatttagtAAAACATAATCGACAATAAAATATattatcgatttattttgtccaacttaaatttaattacattATTCAACTCAATTGATGTTAAAATCTTgtagtgagaaaaaaatagcaaaatttccataaagagcatttagaacaaaaaactcttcactgatttcatgaaaaaaatagaatacatgtaataaaatagaaaatttccatagagagcatttagagctagaaactcttcactgctttcctttgtttgaaaaataaaaaaaatatttagaatacaagtaataaaatggcaaatttccatagagtgcatttagagctaaaaactcttcactgctttcctttatttgaaaaataaaaaaaaaatttagaatacagataataaaatggcaaatttccatagagagcgtttagagctaaaaactcttcactgctttcttttatttgaaaaataaaaaaatatatttagaatacaggtaataaaatggcaaatttccatagagagcatttagagcatgaaactcttcactgatttcctggcttgagaaataaagaaaaaatggtttttgctatttaatttcattttcttattttatttaaaaaggtgacaaaatgtaaaaaaatatcatatagaTTATTTAGAGCTTAAAACTTTCTTATGGTTTTCTTGCTTGAAAACTATAgttttttctgttgaattaaataaaatagaaaagtttccagaaatctttataaggttaaacttatgttaactgattttctttttataaaattaaattaattgttagaagatttagtttttatttttttaactagcgtatttgaaattgttttttatcttaatttgttgtacaaaacttgtaattttgttaaacatttgttttgtcaagacaaacataaaaatagctgtgcaataattttgttgtttctaatcttaattacttaccagtacaataaaaagaatataattttataaatttgtataattttatctgaaatttgtttcaaccatccagacgagagcatttaacataaaactctatgaacactctgctatactagttttcacttcagacgatctctaccaaacatgcctcatattacctgtgcctacgacgcggtcgctttgtgtttgtcgcaagcagtatttattataaaaatagtttttatttttatttcggtatctattgaagatagagctttggtatcttcgagagagttgttcatttttggtagttgagcaactttgtcgaaaacaaaatattctataccttgtatcttagaaaataaatagttttttcttgttttgcacaactaaaatcaaccaaattgtaatgacgtctgagacaataatatagaacctttggtactagcaactttctagaacatgtcaactttctaaaacttatcgtttttgagatatatgcaaatcaatattatttttccccatacagagctggctctgttcgctgcatacagagcttagctctgttctaccatacagagcaggtaaggagtttttattgagcctgtagagctcgatgcgtctctggTTACGAGTAATAgcgaaaacgtaaaaaatcgtgattttgctctgggcgggaagagGTTATACATATAGGCCCACTTTGGGCAACCCCAATTCTAAAAAAggaattttaaatcatgttttctgCAAACTTGTTTACATCGTGTTATGCTCAGGAAgatctcaatttaaaaaaaaagcattgcaTGGTAAACCAAGACCAgctatttaaaacataaattcataggattgaaactttattttcaaataataaaaagctTATCAAAATTAGGGTTTTCTATATTTTTGCTGCgattgttaaaaaatacaaatccaGCTAAATCTTTGTATTCTGACTAAAAGTTTTCCTTAGCAGCACTATAGTTGGCATAAGGAATGTTGTGCCATAACACTTCGACATTGTTATCGATAATTTATCGTAAACAAAGATAAGTAtttcaatcatattttttaaaatataataattcaagggttaaaaatcattaacaACTTCAAATTCACCGTGAAAGTTTTCCATGTCGTTCctaaatcgaagattttttgaagttttatcaAATTGCTTTAGATTGCAACGTTGGATCAGATAAGTTAGCAGAAaacagagcggattcgttaaTTAGAATTTCGCTACTTCGAATGTCTGCTCGCTAATCCGAAcgtattcaaattaaaaagtctAAACTGAGTTGTCGAATTTACATTTCGACCCCTTTTTTATCGTCAATTTCTGAGAACGTGGTTTTGTGCTTTTGACCGCAGTCGGTCGTTCCCAATAGCAAATTCGGATTCGCTAATTTGAACAAATCCGCTccgtaattaattttaaaattcttttttagaAAAGTTGCAAAAGTCTTGATGAATACGTCCCTGTTTTTTGTCATTAATTTGTGAGCGTGAAGTTAGCCCTTTCCCATATCATTGACGTTTCAcggtgtttgttttgattcgaaGCGAGAAAGTTATGAAACTTTCGAATCTTTAGCattcttcttaaaaaaaagtaaatttccaTAATGTGGtttattaaaatacttaaagttCGTCCAGCCTTCCCCCTGCTGGCGGTGAAGCCGCGGTTCCTGACCAGCCAGGCCAACATCAGTGAAAAATCGATTGACCTGTACCAGCAGCAGTACGAACGGGACGCGTGGACCAACCTGACACCGAAGATCGTTTCTCACCTGGACCGGAATCTGCACCTGCGCCACAACCATCCGCTGTGTACGATTCGCAAAAAGATTGTTAAGTACTTTTACGGTGCCTACCTAAGTCCGCGCGGCAATCCACTCTTTAGTGTGTACGATAATCTGCCTCCGGTGGTCACGACGGAACAGAACTTTGATAACCTGCTGATTCCCAAAGACCATCCGAGCAGGGCGAAGAGCGATTGCTATTATATCAATAAGGACCATCTGTTGAGGGCGCACACCACGGCTCATCAGGTTGAGTTGATTCAAGCTGGGCTGGACAACTTCCTCGTGGTCGGAGACGTGTACCGGAGGGATGAAATCGACGGCACTCACTATCCGGTGTTTCACCAGATGGATGGAGTACGGATTATCCATCAGGACAAGCTGTTTGAGCGAACGCCCGAGCTAAAGGTGTTTGAGACTTCGTACAAAACCCACCTCAGCCAGGATACGAGTGCAATCTCGGCCTGCATTGACCAGCAAAAGCAGCCCTGTCACACGCTGGAGGCGGTCAAGCTGTGCGAGCACGAAATGAAGCGAACGCTGGTGGGAATGGTGAAGGAACTGTTTGGCGACAAGATCCAGTACCGGTGGGTCGAGACGTACTTCCCGTTTACGCAACCTTCGTGGGAGCTGGAAATCTACTTCAACAACAACTGGCTTGAGATTCTCGGCTGTGGCATCACGCGGAACGAGATTCTTGAGCGGTCCGGAGTGGACAATTCGATTGCGTACGCTTTTGGCGTGGGGTTGGAGCGATTGGCGATGGTTCTGTTCGACATCCCGGACATTAGGCTGTTCTGGAGCACGGACAGTGGCTTTTTGAACCAGTTTAAGGACGACAAGATTGTCAAGTATAAACCG
Protein-coding sequences here:
- the LOC6038543 gene encoding probable phenylalanine--tRNA ligase, mitochondrial — translated: MWFIKILKVRPAFPLLAVKPRFLTSQANISEKSIDLYQQQYERDAWTNLTPKIVSHLDRNLHLRHNHPLCTIRKKIVKYFYGAYLSPRGNPLFSVYDNLPPVVTTEQNFDNLLIPKDHPSRAKSDCYYINKDHLLRAHTTAHQVELIQAGLDNFLVVGDVYRRDEIDGTHYPVFHQMDGVRIIHQDKLFERTPELKVFETSYKTHLSQDTSAISACIDQQKQPCHTLEAVKLCEHEMKRTLVGMVKELFGDKIQYRWVETYFPFTQPSWELEIYFNNNWLEILGCGITRNEILERSGVDNSIAYAFGVGLERLAMVLFDIPDIRLFWSTDSGFLNQFKDDKIVKYKPISVYPQCVNDLSFWLPEDLSIETFSVNDFYDMVRNVGGEVVEQVTLIDKFKHPKSGKSSLCFRIVYRHMERTLTQAEVNVIHAKIGAEMVKDFNVVIR